A region of Dioscorea cayenensis subsp. rotundata cultivar TDr96_F1 chromosome 5, TDr96_F1_v2_PseudoChromosome.rev07_lg8_w22 25.fasta, whole genome shotgun sequence DNA encodes the following proteins:
- the LOC120260448 gene encoding chaperone protein dnaJ 20, chloroplastic-like → MRCGVILPGAGMAPLHLRHRGGAAGAGAFGWMPVKNPGLRAVGLKTRAAVKEGGKVGASFYDLLGISEGGSLEEIKRAYKKMARKYHPDVSPPDLASEYTRRFIELQEAYETLSDPGRRAMYDRDLARGLQFALSSRRRFDQELEEKAAWKNRWQDQLETLKMRSKQRDSMENLSWGARMRQAKG, encoded by the exons ATGAGATGCGGAGTTATACTACCAGGGGCTGGCATGGCCCCCCTTCATCTACGCCACCGCGGCGGCGCTGCCGGTGCCGGAGCTTTTGGGTGGATGCCGGTCAAGAACCCAGGGCTCCGAGCTGTCGGACTCAAGACTCGCGCCGCCGTGAAGGAGGGTGGCAAGGTTGGAGCGAGCTTCTATGATTTGCTTGGAATCTCGGAGGGTGGGAGCTTGGAGGAGATCAAGAGAGCTTATAAGAAGATGGCGAGGAAGTACCACCCGGATGTCTCGCCACCGGACCTCGCCAGTGAGTACACGAGAAGGTTTATTGAGTTACAGGAGGCTTATGAGACGCTCTCGGATCCCGGTCGCCGGGCTATGTACGATAGAGACCTTGCTCGAGGGCTCCAGTTTGCGCTATCGTCAAGGAGGCGGTTCGATCAG GAACTGGAAGAGAAAGCTGCATGGAAGAACAGATGGCAAGATCAGCTTGAAACATTGAAGATGCGAAGCAAGCAAAGGGATTCAATGGAGAACTTGTCATGGGGAGCTCGAATGCGCCAGGCAAAGGGATGA
- the LOC120262206 gene encoding splicing regulatory glutamine/lysine-rich protein 1, whose amino-acid sequence MADRGGSAAAKPVWMKQAEEAKLKSEAEKAAAAKAAFEATFKAVDPPKQSAGSDDDDEEEDLSSKPIGPPDPSKSLAAGAGIAGGTACAPASFVLTAKDSDGRRVPSGGAHVQVKISPGVGVGGSDQEGMVKDQGDGTYTVTYAVPKRGNYMVHIELDGRPVMGSPFPVFFSAGPAGTLPVATTMSQYPNMVNQTMPNMPNYAGAVSGAFPGLLGMIPGSLPGATGGVVLPGIGANLGEVCREYLSGRCAKSDCKFNHPPHNILMMALTATTSMGTLSQAPMAPSAAAMAAAQAIMAAKALQAHAAQMQAEVKASGNGTDSPDKAGKDALKRTLQVSNLSPLLTVDQLKQLFAYCGTVVDCTITDSKHFAYIEFSKPEEATTALALNNMDVGGRPLNVEMAKSLPSKSSLANSLSAQSSIPLMMQQAVAMQQMNFQQALLMQQTIASQQAANRAATMKSATEMASARAAEISKKLKADGLGSDDKEEEKKKSRSPSVHRRSKSRSRSPIKYRRSRRSRSFSPIKYSRDKRSRSPIRSHHSSRGLERSQRDVSRSGRRERDRSRDHYASGSRRRVSRSPSPYTRKSFRTESRSPKRRRESLSPRTKRLSRSRADSRSPRHHRGRRFSPRHKHEPSSHRSRRSRSRSTEGKERSNQKDDAKRESPISKRLARTGSRSPLHHRGSRSGPGDSHEKSSKRSRHSRSRSAERRHHSDDKENAKRSEKKKKKKNIRESDITDLTSKKLKDCQDHGEDQPVDLSAGNNKRSSSVTDDGTSKNKKDINKYETSRKENKEHGMNDPSGNSSPEGLGVEPKLKSANFASNEPPRLDYNVLPDTDAMTKDDNIDSTNGILSEIGVSVSAGGQNGKDMSNPDDLIKSY is encoded by the exons gacCTCTCTTCTAAGCCCATCGGCCCGCCCGATCCCTCCAAGTCCCTAGCTGCCGGAGCTGGGATCGCAGGTGGGACCGCCTGCGCCCCTGCCTCGTTTGTCCTCACGGCCAAGGACTCGGATGGCCGCCGCGTTCCGTCGGGCGGTGCTCACGTTCAGGTGAAGATCTCCCCTGGGGTCGGTGTCGGTGGGTCTGATCAGGAAGGCATGGTGAAGGACCAGGGTGATGGGACTTACACCGTCACGTATGCTGTCCCTAAGCGTGGTAACTACATGGTTCATATTGAGCTTGACGGACGCCCTGTTATGGGGAGCCCTTTTCCCGTCTTCTTCAGCGCTGGGCCTGCCGGAACCCTCCCCGTTGCCACCACAATGAGCCAGTATCCGAACATGGTGAATCAGACCATGCCCAACATGCCCAATTATGCCGGGGCTGTCTCGGGGGCGTTTCCTGGGCTTCTAGGGATGATTCCAGGCTCCCTACCAGGTGCTACAGGGGGTGTTGTGCTCCCGGGGATAGGAGCAAACTTGGGGGAGGTTTGTAGGGAGTATTTAAGTGGGAGATGCGCCAAGAGTGATTGCAAATTTAACCATCCACCGCATAATATTCTTATGATGGCACTCACTGCGACCACCTCGATGGGGACACTGAGTCAGGCGCCAATGGCCCCATCTGCAGCTGCAATGGCTGCTGCGCAGGCCATCATGGCTGCCAAGGCACTTCAGGCACATGCTGCTCAGATGCAGGCTGAGGTCAAGGCATCTGGGAATGGTACTG ATTCACCTGACAAGGCTGGGAAAGATGCATTGAAGAGAACACTACAAGTGAGCAATCTTAGCCCCCTGCTCACAGTAGATCAGCTGAAACAGCTTTTTGCTTACTGTGGAACAGTTGTTGATTGTACCATTACGGATTCTAAGCACTTCGCATATATAGAGTTTTCAAAGCCTGAAGAAGCAACAACAGCTTTGGCTCTAAATAACATGGATGTTGGTGGCCGTCCATTGAATGTTGAGATGGCAAAGTCTCTTCCTTCAAAGTCGTCTTTGGCAAATTCATTATCAGCCCAATCATCTATACCTTTGATGATGCAGCAAGCAGTTGCGATGCAACAGATGAACTTTCAGCAGGCTTTGCTCATGCAACAGACAATTGCCTCTCAGCAGGCTGCAAACCGGGCAGCAACAATGAAGTCTGCAACAGAGATGGCTTCAGCCAGGGCTGCTGAAATAAGCAAAAAGCTAAAAGCTGATGGATTGGGAAGTGATGAcaaggaagaagagaaaaaaaagtccAG ATCACCGTCTGTCCATCGAAGATCTAAATCTAGGTCTAGGTCACCCATCAAGTACCGTCGAAGCAGGCGATCTCGGTCTTTCTCACCAATCAAGTACTCGAGAGATAAAAGGTCACGATCACCAATTAGGTCCCACCACTCAAGTCGTGGATTGGAAAGGTCTCAAAGAGATGTTAGCAGGAGTGGCCGGCGGGAAAGAGATAGATCTCGTGATCATTATGCTTCTGGTTCAAGAAGACGTGTAAGCAGGAGTCCAAGTCCATATACAAGGAAATCATTCCGAACTGAGTCTAGATCACCCAAGCGGCGGAGAGAAAGTTTAAGCCCCAGGACAAAGAGGTTATCTAGATCTCGAGCTGATTCAAGGTCCCCAAGGCACCACAGAGGGCGCAGATTTTCTCCTAGACATAAGCATGAGCCTAGTTCTCATCGCAGCAGGCGCTCAAGATCCAGGTCCACAGAAGGAAAGGAACGGTCTAATCAGAAGGATGATGCAAAAAGGGAAAGCCCCATATCAAAAAGGTTAGCTCGAACTGGTTCAAGGTCACCATTGCATCATAGAGGAAGCAGATCAGGACCAGGAGACAGCCATGAAAAATCATCCAAGCGCAGTAGGCACTCCAGGTCAAGATCCGCAGAACGGAGGCATCATTCTGATGACAAGGAAAATGCTAAAAGAtctgaaaagaagaagaagaagaagaatataagGGAATCTGACATAACTGACTTAACTAGCAAAAAATTAAAGGATTGTCAGGACCATGGGGAAGATCAGCCAGTGGATTTATCTGCTGGTAATAACAAGAGGAGCTCCTCTGTCACAGATGATGGAACctcaaagaacaagaaagacatcaataaatatgaaacatcgagaaaggaaaataaagaacatGGAATGAATGATCCATCGGGAAATTCAAGTCCTGAAGGTTTGGGAGTAGAACCAAAATTGAAGAGTGCAAATTTCGCAAGTAATGAACCGCCACGCTTGGATTATAATGTGTTGCCAGACACTGATGCTATGACTAAAGATGATAACATAGATTCAACTAATGGGATTCTGTCAGAAATTGGGGTGTCTGTCAGTGCAGGAGGCCAAAATGGGAAAGATATGTCCAATCCGGATGATTTGATCAAGAGCTATTGA
- the LOC120261281 gene encoding elongation factor-like GTPase 1 → MEELGQQKIRNICILAHVDHGKTTLADHLIASCGGGILHPKLAGRLRFMDFLDEEQRRAITMKSSSISLQYKGHSINLIDSPGHMDFCSEVSTAARLSDGALVLVDAVEGVHIQTHAVLHQAWVEKLTPCLVLNKIDRLITELKLSPMEAYNRLQRIVHEVNGIVSAYKSEKYLSDVDSLLSGTSSVGDQEFVEDDEEDTFQPQKGNVAFVCALDGWGFSISQFAEFYASKLGASTTALLKGLWGPRYYNTKKMMIVGKKGMDSLGKDLQPMFVQFVLKPLWQVYQGALDADGDKGMLDKVIKTFNLAIPPRDLQNKDPKVVLQSVMSRWLPLSDSILSMVVNCVPDPLSAQSIRISRLLPKRELTLDDLSHNPDVVAEAEHVRKCIETCNSNNEAPCVAFVSKMFAVPYKMLPQRCPNGEALNSQHLGEVGVGESEECFLAFARIFSGVLHSGQKIFVLSALYDPLNADSVQKHLQEAELQSLYLMMGQGLKPVYSASAGNIVAIQGLGQHILKSATLSSTRNCWPFSSLMFQVAPTLRVAIEPSDPSDMGALMRGLKLLNRADPFVEVTVSSRGEHVLAAAGEVHLERCVKDLKERFAKVSLAVSPPLVSYKETIDEDGTAFLDSSKTSIGGAEWIEKTTPNGRCTVRVQVMKMPAALTKFLEESSDFLGDIIEGKSGKRNGSLNSHSEHDDIDPVVALRERIVDCIETELESSSSQTDKESFEKYQKMWSRFLQRIWSLGPRQVGPNILIVPDSRARGSITSSSGQTGILLCGPCHVSRRLGLLDSSDLENDEKQTKSGESIEEIESLYVEAEGLKSSIVSGFQLATAAGPLCDEPMWGLAFFVEPYIFPDNSESSHLPDQYGIFSGQVMTAVKEACRVAVLQNKPRLVEAMYFCELNTPTEYLGPMYAVLARRRARVLKEEMQEGSALFTVHAYVPVAESFGFADELRRWTSGASSALLVLSHWEMLPQDPFFVPKTEEEIEEYGDGASVPPNIARKLMNSVRRRKGLSVEEKVVQHATKQRTLARKV, encoded by the coding sequence ATGGAGGAACTTGGTCAGCAAAAAATTCGAAACATCTGCATCCTTGCACATGTTGATCATGGAAAGACCACGCTTGCAGACCATCTGATTGCCTCATGTGGTGGTGGAATTCTTCACCCAAAACTTGCTGGCCGACTAAGGTTCATGGATTTTCTTGATGAAGAACAAAGGCGTGCTATCACAATGAAAAGCTCTTCAATTTCTCTCCAATACAAGGGTCACTCCATTAATCTGATTGACTCTCCTGGACACATGGATTTCTGCAGCGAGGTCTCCACTGCTGCGCGGTTGAGTGATGGAGCCCTAGTTTTAGTAGATGCAGTCGAGGGTGTTCATATCCAAACACACGCTGTTCTCCATCAGGCTTGGGTGGAGAAGTTGACTCCTTGTTTAGTTCTGAACAAGATAGACAGACTGATCACAGAACTTAAACTTAGTCCAATGGAAGCTTACAACAGATTACAAAGGATTGTTCATGAGGTGAATGGAATTGTCAGTGCATACAAGTCAGAAAAGTATCTTTCTGATGTTGATTCTCTCCTTTCGGGAACAAGTAGTGTTGGTGATCAGGAATTTGTGGAGGACGATGAGGAAGACACATTCCAACCACAAAAAGGGAATGTAGCTTTTGTCTGTGCATTGGATGGGTGGGGTTTCAGTATAAGCCAATTTGCTGAATTTTATGCTTCTAAGTTGGGGGCAAGCACAACTGCTCTGCTGAAGGGCTTATGGGGTCCACGATATTATAACACTAAGAAAATGATGATTGTTGGAAAGAAGGGAATGGATAGTCTTGGTAAAGATCTGCAGCCCATGTTTGTGCAATTTGTGCTTAAGCCTCTCTGGCAGGTGTACCAGGGAGCTCTGGATGCTGATGGTGACAAAGGGATGCTTGACAAGGTCATCAAAACCTTTAACTTGGCAATCCCACCTCGTGACTTGCAAAACAAAGATCCTAAGGTTGTTCTTCAATCTGTCATGAGCCGGTGGCTTCCGTTGTCTGATTCTATCTTGTCAATGGTGGTTAATTGTGTGCCCGATCCATTGTCTGCCCAATCTATTCGGATATCACGTTTGCTTCCCAAGAGAGAGTTAACATTGGATGATTTGAGTCACAACCCTGACGTGGTTGCTGAAGCTGAGCATGTGAGAAAATGCATTGAAACTTGTAATTCGAATAATGAAGCTCCATGTGTTGCATTTGTTTCAAAAATGTTTGCTGTCCCATATAAGATGCTTCCACAAAGATGTCCAAATGGTGAAGCTCTCAACAGTCAACATTTAGGAGAGGTTGGGGTTGGGGAATCAGAGGAGTGCTTTTTGGCATTTGCCAGAATATTCAGTGGGGTTCTTCACTCAGGGCAGAAGATATTTGTTCTTTCTGCCTTGTATGATCCTTTGAACGCAGATTCTGTGCAGAAGCATCTCCAGGAGGCGGAGCTGCAGTCTTTGTATCTCATGATGGGCCAAGGGCTGAAACCAGTTTACTCTGCCAGTGCAGGAAATATTGTGGCCATTCAAGGTTTGGGTCAGCATATTTTGAAGAGTGCAACTCTCTCATCTACTAGAAATTGTTGGCCGTTCTCAAGTTTAATGTTTCAGGTGGCACCTACTCTTAGGGTGGCTATTGAGCCTTCAGATCCATCTGACATGGGTGCACTTATGAGGGGTCTGAAGCTTCTTAATCGAGCAGATCCTTTTGTAGAAGTTACGGTTTCTTCTAGAGGTGAACATGTGCTTGCGGCTGCAGGAGAAGTCCATCTGGAGAGATGCGTGAAGGATTTGAAGGAAAGATTTGCCAAGGTGAGCTTGGCAGTATCCCCTCCTCTTGTTTCATACAAAGAGACTATTGATGAGGATGGAACTGCCTTCTTGGATAGCTCAAAGACATCTATTGGTGGTGCAGAATGGATTGAGAAGACCACACCCAATGGAAGATGCACGGTAAGAGTGCAAGTCATGAAAATGCCTGCTGCTCTTACCAAATTCCTGGAGGAAAGTTCTGACTTTCTTGGAGACATAATAGAGGGGAAATCTGGGAAAAGAAACGGAAGCTTGAACTCACATAGTGAGCATGATGATATTGATCCTGTTGTGGCACTGAGGGAGCGGATTGTTGATTGCATAGAGACTGAATTAGAGTCCTCTTCTTCTCAAACGGACAAAGAAAGTTTTGAGAAATATCAAAAAATGTGGTCTCGGTTTCTTCAGAGAATATGGTCACTTGGTCCTAGGCAGGTTGGGCCTAACATTCTTATAGTTCCAGATTCGAGGGCCAGAGGTTCAATTACTTCTAGCAGCGGCCAAACAGGTATTCTTCTATGCGGTCCTTGCCATGTATCTAGAAGGCTTGGGCTTTTAGACTCCTCTGAtttagaaaatgatgaaaaacaaaCCAAATCGGGAGAATCAATAGAAGAAATAGAGTCTCTATACGTGGAGGCAGAGGGTCTCAAAAGCAGCATTGTTTCAGGATTTCAGTTGGCAACGGCTGCAGGACCTTTATGTGACGAGCCCATGTGGGGCCTGGCATTTTTTGTTGAGCCTTACATCTTTCCTGACAACTCCGAATCTAGCCATCTCCCGGATCAATACGGTATTTTCAGTGGGCAGGTGATGACTGCTGTAAAAGAAGCTTGTAGGGTGGCTGTGCTTCAGAACAAACCAAGACTTGTGGAAGCAATGTACTTCTGTGAGCTGAACACACCTACGGAATATCTAGGTCCGATGTATGCAGTTCTTGCTAGGAGGCGAGCTAGAGTTTTGAAAGAGGAAATGCAAGAAGGCTCTGCTTTGTTTACAGTGCATGCTTATGTACCCGTTGCCGAAAGCTTTGGGTTCGCGGATGAGCTCCGTAGATGGACCTCAGGTGCTTCAAGTGCCCTGCTTGTTTTGAGCCATTGGGAGATGCTTCCACAGGACCCATTTTTTGTTCCAAAGACTGAGGAGGAGATTGAAGAATATGGTGACGGTGCTAGTGTCCCTCCAAACATTGCGAGGAAGCTTATGAACTCAGTGAGGAGAAGAAAAGGCCTATCTGTTGAGGAAAAGGTGGTTCAACATGCAACCAAACAAAGAACGCTGGCCCGGAAGGTATGA
- the LOC120261942 gene encoding uncharacterized histidine-rich protein DDB_G0274557-like, whose amino-acid sequence MEPEQPHLHHHHHHPHLHIHPHCAYHHLLHFHCCRSTPHIHFHHHCPNLSPLPSFGFPHRPPPFPIRSISEEPIVSAVDHPTTMREGLSLQKQEFNEDLQLDDEDEEVEFVLTDEWREFFAKSEAKRRADKQRKQKARNRK is encoded by the exons ATGGAACCCGAGCAACCtcatctccaccaccaccaccaccacccacaCCTCCATATTCATCCCCACTGCGCCTACCACCATCTCCTCCACTTCCACTGTTGCAGGTCCACACCCCACATCCATTTCCACCACCACTGCCCTAACCTCTCTCCGCTTCCATCCTTTGGGTTCCCTCATCGGCCTCCCCCTTTTCCTATTAGATCCATCTCGGAGGAACCAATTGTTTCAGCTGTTGATCATCCGACTACCATGAGGGAGGGTTTAAG TTTGCAGAAGCAAGAGTTTAACGAGGACTTGCAATTAGATGATGAAGACGAAGAGGTTGAATTTGTTTTGACTGATGAATGGAGGGAATTCTTCGCAAAATCTGAAGCTAAACGGAGAGCCG ATAAACAGCGGAAACAAAAGGCTAGAAATAGGAAGTGA